Proteins encoded within one genomic window of Salipaludibacillus agaradhaerens:
- the glcT gene encoding glucose PTS transporter transcription antiterminator GlcT has product MLSVKKILNNNVVIAEHPDYQEVVLIGKGLGFGKEPGQEIAGDKAEKFFVLKNEDEQQQYMNLLEYVDEEFIGVMNEFIEKLEARFKTKLHEHIHVGLTDHLYFAAKRIRQGQGIKNPFLHETELAYPMEYAAAMELTEWLNEKLDIRIPDGEIGFITLHIHSALTNRNLAEINHHTQLVSELILIIEDYLKIKISRKDMNYLRLVRHLHHAIERVQTETYVENQDSLKKVLQVEYPVCYNLSWKLIKIMQQRLQVSIPDAEAVYLTLHLQRLDSTQPNT; this is encoded by the coding sequence ATGCTGTCCGTAAAAAAAATATTAAATAATAATGTCGTGATAGCTGAACACCCAGACTATCAAGAGGTCGTCTTGATTGGAAAAGGACTTGGATTTGGTAAAGAACCTGGGCAAGAGATCGCCGGAGACAAAGCAGAAAAATTTTTTGTGTTAAAAAATGAAGATGAACAGCAGCAATACATGAATTTATTAGAATATGTAGACGAAGAATTCATTGGCGTTATGAATGAATTTATTGAAAAACTGGAAGCACGATTTAAAACGAAACTCCATGAGCATATCCATGTAGGATTAACCGACCATCTTTATTTTGCTGCCAAGCGAATTAGACAAGGTCAAGGAATTAAAAATCCTTTTTTGCATGAGACTGAACTAGCATATCCTATGGAATATGCAGCGGCCATGGAATTAACAGAATGGCTGAATGAGAAACTCGATATACGAATTCCAGATGGTGAAATAGGATTTATTACATTACACATTCACAGTGCTTTAACAAATCGTAATTTAGCGGAAATTAATCACCATACTCAACTGGTAAGTGAACTCATTTTAATTATTGAAGATTATTTAAAAATTAAAATAAGTCGTAAAGACATGAATTATTTACGTCTAGTTAGGCACTTACACCATGCGATTGAGCGGGTTCAAACAGAAACATACGTAGAAAATCAAGACAGTTTAAAAAAGGTGTTGCAAGTTGAATATCCCGTATGCTACAATCTATCTTGGAAACTGATTAAAATTATGCAACAGCGCTTACAAGTGTCCATTCCTGATGCAGAAGCAGTTTATCTAACATTACATTTACAACGTTTGGACTCAACACAACCGAATACTTGA